The DNA sequence CCGATACCCTTGGACCCGGACCCGCGCCGACCGGCGCGTGGACACGCCGGGCGCAGCGCCTGTTCAGGCTCAGCGACCCGGCGACGGACTACGGGAAGGCTCGAAGTGATGGCAGGCGATCGGCAGTGGGGGACCTATGACCTCATCGTGGTGGGGTCCGGTTTCTTCGGTCTGACGGTCGCCGAGCGGGCCGCGGCCGAGCTCGGCGCGCGCGTGCTGGTGCTCGACCGGCGTCACCACATCGGCGGCAACGCCTACTCCGAGGCCGAGCCGGAGACCGGCATCGAGATCCACAAGTACGGGGCGCACCTGTTCCACACCTCCAACGAGCGGGTGTGGGAGTACGTCAACCGTTTCACCGACTTCACCGGGTACCAGCACCGCGTGTTCGCGATGCACAAGGGCACGGCGTACCAGTTCCCCATGGGCCTGGGCCTGATCAACCAGTTCTTCGGTCGCTACTACTCGCCCGACGAGGCGCGGAAGCTCATCGCCGAGCAGGCCGCGGAGTTCTCGGCCGAGGACGCGACCAATTTCGAGGAGAAGGCCATCTCGCTGATCGGGCGGCCGCTCTACGAGGCGTTCATCAAGGACTACACCGCCAAGCAGTGGCAGACCGACCCCAAGAACCTGCCCGCCGGCAACATCACCCGCCTGCCCGTGCGCTACACGTTCGACAACCGCTACTTCAACGACACCTACGAGGGCCTGCCCGTCGACGGGTACACCGCGTGGCTGGAGAACATGGCCGCCGACGAGAAGATCGACGTGGTTCTGGACACCGACTGGTTCGACGTCCGCGAGGCCGTTCGCGCGGCGAGCCCGGACGCGCCCGTGGTCTACACCGGCCCGCTCGACCGGTACTTCGACTACGCCGACGGCGAGCTCGGGTGGCGCACCCTGGACTTCGAGACCGAGGT is a window from the Dietzia sp. JS16-p6b genome containing:
- the glf gene encoding UDP-galactopyranose mutase, which translates into the protein MAGDRQWGTYDLIVVGSGFFGLTVAERAAAELGARVLVLDRRHHIGGNAYSEAEPETGIEIHKYGAHLFHTSNERVWEYVNRFTDFTGYQHRVFAMHKGTAYQFPMGLGLINQFFGRYYSPDEARKLIAEQAAEFSAEDATNFEEKAISLIGRPLYEAFIKDYTAKQWQTDPKNLPAGNITRLPVRYTFDNRYFNDTYEGLPVDGYTAWLENMAADEKIDVVLDTDWFDVREAVRAASPDAPVVYTGPLDRYFDYADGELGWRTLDFETEVLPTGDFQGTPVMNYNDAEYDYTRIHEFRHFHPERTNYPTDKTVIMREYSRFAERSDEPYYPINESTDRVKLAAYRERAKAETAANKVLFGGRLGTYQYLDMHMAIASALTMFDNTLAPHLRDGTALSD